In Streptomyces nojiriensis, the sequence GGTCAGGTCGGCGGTGTCCGGGCGCACCCACAGCTGGTGGGCGCCCTTGGCGGCCGCGTCGTAGTCGGCGATGGAGACCACCCGGTGGCGTTCCCTGACCAGGGACTGGAGGGTCTCGATGACGTCGTCGCCGTAGAAGTCGAGGCCCGCGTCGACGCCGTCGGGCGCGAGCTCGCGGATCCGGTCCGCCAGCCCCTCCCCGTACAGCACGGGCTCCGCGCCGAGGGAGCGCAGGTAGTCGTGGTTGTGCGCGCCCGCCGTGCCGATGACCCGCAGGCCGAGCGCGACGGCGATCTGCACGCCGAAGGATCCGGTGCCGCCGGCCGCGGAGTGGATGACGACGGTCTCCCCGGCCTTGAGGCCGGCGCGGGTGAGCGACTGGTAGGCGGTGAGGCCGGCCAGCGGGATGCCCGCGGCCTGCTCGAAGCTCAGCTCGCGGGGCTTGCGGGCGAGGGTGCGGACGGGGGCGGACACCAGCTCGGCGTACGTGCCGAGTTCGACCCACTCCTTGCGGACGTAGCCGTAGACCTCGTCGCCGACGGCGTAGTCGAAGGTGTCCTCGCCGACCGCTTCGACGACTCCGGCCACGTCCCAGCCGGGTATGACCGGGTAGCGGACTTCGAGGATCGGGTCGAGGTATCCGGCGGCGAGCTTCCAGTCCACCGGGTTGACCCCGGCGGCCCTGACGCGCACGAGCACCTCGCCCGGGCCCACCTTGGGCCGCGGTAGGTCAACGAGCTCGAGTGTGGCGGGAGTTCCGTATGCGCTGTATGCGATGGCTTTCATGATCGCCCCCAACGCGGGTCCGCGGCCGGGTATTCCGGAATTCCGGCCCGTCAGGCCGGCAGGGTGTTGCGGTGCGAGCTGCGCCGGGCCGCGCTGAAGAGCGCCTGGATCTGCGTACCGGCCTGCTCGACGTCGTCGAGGGGCGAGGGGAAGGGCAGCCGCACGTCGCGGTGGCCGCGCCGCTCCTCCAGCCGCAGGGTGATCCCGTACCGGTCCATGGCGACCGGCAGCGCGCGGAGCACGGCGGCGGTGGGCAGCGGCCGGACCAGCCGCAGCAGCAGGGTGACCAGGTCGTGGTGGTCGTCGAGGAGGTGCGTGAGCATGCCCGCCTCGTACGGGGACAGCGGGTCGGGGCAGGCCGCGTCCAGCTCTTCCAGGCCTACGTGCGAGCGGCCCTCCGGGGTCTCCAGGACGGCCCGGTCGAACTCCATGCAGGCGGAGTCGGCGCCCGAGCCTTCCGCCAGGTCGGAGTAGGGGGTGAGCAGGCGGCCCAGCACGGTGACGCGGGCGCGCACCCGGTCCCGTACGGGGGTGGGGGCGATGTCGGTGAACTCCAGCCGGATCGAGGGCCGGTACTCCGACTCGCCGCCGGGCTCGGCGGGGTGCAGGTGCAGCCGCCCCATCGGGTCGCCGCCGTCGAGGTGGCGGACTTCGGAGCGCAGCCCGTCGGTGACCACGGTCATGGAGTGGGCGGCGGTCAGGATCGACCGGATGCGCTCGGCATCGGTGGGCCGGTCGGCCGGGGTGGCGGGGGCACCGAACAGGCGCATGCGGATCTCTCCTCGTCCGAGTGACTTAGGTATGCCTAACCTAACCCATCCGGCTCTCCGAGAGTACCCGGCGTGCTCGTGTCGTTGTTGGGCTGAACGGGTGAAACACGAGAGGATGGGGGGATGCACATGAAGCGCACGGCCGAGGCGGCCCGGTGAGCAGGTACGACGTCACCGACGAACAGTGGGAGGGGCTCGCGCAGGTGGTCCCCCTGCGCAGTCGCAACGAATGGCCCTCCCGGGTGGACCACCGCACGATTCCGAAGGCGCCCGGCGCGTCGGCGGCGGAGCAGCGGCGCTTCGTGGTGATCAGAGTCCAGATCTTCGCGGACGCGCGGGAGGTGGCGGAGTACCTCATCGCGCAGATCCCGGTACTGCTCGACCTCACCGGGGCGGACAGCGAAGTGGCCAAGCGGATCCTGGACTTCAGCAGCGGCGTGGTCTTCGGCCTGGGCAGCGGGATGCACCGGGTGGACCGGAACGTCTTCCTGCTCGCGCCGGTGGGGACCGAGGTCGAGGGGATCGCGGCCGCGGCCGTCCCCCGATCGTAGGAAGGTCCCCGAGAGGGAACGGTTCGCCGGAGCCGCGGGGGGTCCGGCGGGCCGTACCGTCCCGCGCATGGACGCCACCCTGGACGCGACGGCGGGGCGCACCTCCGCCGCCGTCGTCGCGTTAGCCGACACCCCCACCGATTCCCCCGAGGCCGGACCGGCCGGCGAGCGGCCCGCCGCGGAGCCCGTGCAGCGCCAGCCCCGGCCCGTGGTCACCGAGCTGCGGCTCTCCGCCTTCGGGCCGCACCGCTCGGCGGTCTTCCCGCTCGGCCCCCTCACCCTCTTCGCCGGGCCGAGCGGCAGTGGCAAGTCCCAGGCCCTGGCCGCCTACGAGGCCCTGGCCGGGCTGGGTTCCGGGGCCGTGCTGGAGGAGGCCTTCCCGGATCCGCGCGCCCGCATCCCCGACCGGGCCGTCCCCGACGCGCAGCGCCGGCGCGGGTTCCGCCTCGGCTGCACCGTGGACGGACCCGTCGGCCCGGTCCGGCTCGACCTCGCCGTCCAGGCCGAGCCCACGCTGCGGATCGTCGGCGAACGGCTCTCGCAGGACGGGCAGATCCTGCTCGCCACCGCCTTGCGCGACCCCGGCCGGCGCTCGGTCCAGGCCGCGTGGCTGACCGGCGGCGCCATCGGCGTCACCAGGGCCCCGCTGCCCGACGACCGGCTCGGCACGGCACTGCTCCCGCTGCGCGTCGCGGGTTCCACCGCGGGCCAGCGCCAGGTCCTGGACGCCGCCGAACAGGTGGTCGTGGCCCTGCGGGCGGTGTTCCCGTGCGATCCCCGCCCGGACCGGATGCGCGCCGCCGTCCCGCCGGGCGAGGGACGGCTGCGGGGGGACTGCGCGAACCTGGCCGACGTACTGCGCCGGACCCGCAGCGAATGCGGCACCCGCCACGCGCTGCTGGCGGAGGCGGCCCGCACCGGCTGCGCGGGGCCCGTCGCGGGGCTGGGCGTACGGGCTCCCGCGGGCGGCCCCGTCGCGGCGGTACTGGACCGGGGGTCCGGCCGGCCCGCCACGGAGCTGGCCCGGCTGGGCGCGGGTGAACTCCGCTTCCTCGCGCTGGCGCTGGTCCTGCTGACCGGGCCGGGGGTGCTGGCCGTGGACCCGGCGGCCGAACTGCTCTCCGCGCGGCAGGCGCTGACGGTGCTGGCCGACGGCTTCGACCGGGGCCTCGACCGGCGCCAGAGCGCCGAGCTGCTGCGCCTGGCCCTGCTGTCCTGCGGCCGCGGCCACATCCGGCTGGTGGCGGCGGTGGGGGAGGGGACCGCGGCTACCGCCCGCGACCTGGCGGGCGTCGCGATGGTAGACCTGGGGGCATGAACGAGACGCAGCAGCCGCCGCAGCCGCCCGAGCGACGCCCCGGGCAGCGGCCCGACCAGCGCCCCGAGGAGCGGCTGGACCGACTGCAGCGCCGGCTCGCGCAGTTCGCGGCGGCGCGCGGCTGGGAGCCGTACCACACGCCCAAGAACCTGGCCGTGGCGCTCAGTGTGGAGGCGTCCGAACTGGTCGAGATCTTCCAGTGGCTGACGCCCGAGCAGTCGGCGAAGATCATGGAGAAGCCGGAGTCGGCCCACCGCGTGGCCGACGAGGTGGCCGACGTGCTCGCGTATCTCCTGCAGTTCTGTGAGGTTCTCGGGGTGGATGTGCTGGATGCGCTCGCCGCGAAGATCGAGAGGAACGAACTCCGCTTTCCTGTGCGAGGTACATCGACGCCGAATAGTCACTCTTCGGAGTGATGGACTCATCCACAATCACGTTTGTGTCCACATTTTCCGAATACCCCTGGCTTTACTGGCTCATTGCCCTCACTCTGGGTAGTGGTGAGGACGGCGGGATGTCGTGCGGACGGGGGACGGCATATGGATGCGGTACGGCTCATCGCGGCCGGCCGGCACGCGCTGGCACAGAGTGGGGCCGCGTGGGACATCGTGGGCGAGGCCTGGCAGGCCCAGGCGCTCGCGCAGGGCATAGGGAGCTATCTGGCGGTCACCGGGCCGCCGGAGCTGAGATCGGAGGCACGGGGACTGGGGGAAGCGGGAGGCAGAGGCTGCGGGGTGCTCGACCGGGCGGCCCTGCGCGGAGAGGGCAGTGCGCCCGAATATCCGCCGCGGGCCGCGCAGTTGAGCGAGGTGTCGGATGTCCGGCAGGCACTTCTCGGACTCCAGGCGCTGCTGGGCGAAGTGGGGATAGCCCTGGTCGGGGTGGCCTGCGGCACGGACGACGAGGCCCTGTACTGGCAGTGCATAGAGTCGATCGACGCGGCCGACGAGTCGAGCGACCGGGTACGGGCGATCCTGCGCCGCATGGTGGTCCGTGAGCGGGGGTCGGCCTCGGGCGTGGCCTGAGGGCGACCGACAGGACACCCCCGGAGGGGTCCCGCCGTGCGCGGCGGGACCCGCGCGGTCAGGACGACCGGTGGGACGGCCGCTCGCCCTCGGGGGTGCGGTCCGTGGAGGCCTGGAGATCGGCGTCGAGACGTGACAGGTCGGCGTTCAGCGCGGCCATCAGGTCTTCCATCTGCTGCAGCAGGCCCTTCGGCGCGCCGCCGTCCTGGGCGGGTGCCGCGGGGTCCTGACCTGCGTCGTCGTGTGCTGTCCGCGCTGCCCGTCCGGTCGGTCCGGTGTGTCGGCGGGTCTCCGGCACGGCCTCGTGGGACATGACGGCCTCCTCGGCCCTGGCCCTTCCGGGGCGGAAGGGGGCGGTGGACGCACCGGCGGGACGCCGGCGCGCGGGCCGGGCGGTCCGGCTCCGACCGAGCCAACGATCCCCGTCCACCGCCGGTCACTGGCGGGCCCGGGGGTGGACCGTCCGGTTGACGAAGATTCACCCTGCCGGGGCGGGAAGTGCAGGATGGGGGTATGGATCTGCGCATTTTCACGGAGCCCCAGCAGGGCGCCAGCTACGACACCCTCCTGACCGTCGCCAAGGCCACCGAGGACCTGGGCTTCGACGCGTTCTTCCGCTCCGACCATTTCGTGAGCATGGGATCCGCCGACGGCCTGCCCGGCCCCACCGACGCCTGGATCACCCTCGCGGGCCTGGCCCGGGAGACCAAGCGGATCCGCCTCGGCACGCTGATGACGGCGGGAACCTTCCGGTTGCCCGGAGTCCTCGCCATCCAGGTGGCCCAGGTCGACCAGATGTCCGGCGGCCGCATCGAACTGGGCCTCGGTGCGGGCTGGTTCGAGCAGGAGCACAAGGCGTACGGGATCCCCTTCCCGGCGGACCGGATGTCCCGGCTGGAGGAGCAGCTGGCCATCGTCACCGGCCTGTGGGCCACCGAGGTCGGTGCCTCCTTCGACTACGCGGGCAAGCACTACCGGGTGGAGAACTCACCCGCGCTCCCCAAGCCCGCCCAGACCAAGGTCCCCGTCCTCATCGGCGGCCACGGAGCCAAGCGCACCCCGCGGCTCGCCGCCCGGTACGCGGACGAGTTCAACATGCCGTTCGCGTCGATCGCCGACAGCGAGCGGCAGTTCGCCCGGGTCCGGGATGCCGCCGAGGAGGCCGGCCGCAAGGCCGACGACCTCCGCTACTCCAACGCCCTCGTCGTCTGCGTGGGCAAGGACGACGCCGAGGTGGCCCGCCGGGCCGCCGCCATCGGCCGCGACGTCGACGAGCTCAAGGCCAACGGCCTCGCCGGCTCCCCGGCCGAGGTCGTGGAGAAGATCGGCGCCTACGGCGCCGCCGGCTCCTCCCGCGTCTACCTGCAGCTGCTCGACCTCGACGACCTGGACCACCTGGAGCTGATCTCCGCCCAGGTGCTCTCCCAGCTCCGCCGGTAAGGCGGCGAACCGATGCCTCGCGCGTCCGGCCCGCTCGCCGAAGCCCTGGCCCGCGGAGCCGTACTCCTGGACGGCGGGCTCAGCAACCAGCTCGCCGCCCAGGGCTGCGACCTGTCCGGCGACCTCTGGTCGGGCCGGGTGCTCGCCGAGGACCCGGACCAGGTGGCGGCCGCCCACACGGCGTACGCCCGGGCCGGCGCCGAAGTCCTGATCACCGCCAGCTACCAGGTCGGCTACGAGGCCTTCGCCGCCCACGGCCACGACCGCGCCGAGACCACCGCCCTGCTGCGGCGCAGCGTGCGCCTGGCCGCCCGGGCGGCCGAGGCCGCCGACCACGAGGTGTGGGTGGCCGCCTCCGTGGGCCCGTACGGAGCGGTGCTCGCGGACGGCTCCGAGTACCGCGGCCGGTACGGGCTGGGCGTGCGCGAGCTCGCCGCCTTCCACCGCCCCCGCATCGAGGCCCTGCTCGCCGCCGGCCCCGACGTCCTGGCCGTGGAGACCGTCCCGGACAGCGACGAGGCCGAGGCGCTGCTCACCGTCCTCGCCGAGACCGGCGCGCCCGCCTGGCTCTCGTACACGGTGGCCGACGGCCGCACACGGGCCGGCCAGCCCCTCCGCGAGGCCTTCGCCCTCGCCGCCGAGGCCCCGGAGGTCATCGCGGTCGGCGTCAACTGCTGCGACCCGGCCGAGGTCCTGCCCGCCCTCGAAGCCGCGGCCGCCGTCACCGGCGTACCGCTGCTGGCCTACCCGAACGACGGCTCGGTCTGGAACGCCGCCACCCGCACCTGGCACACCCCCGAGACCCCCGTCCCCTGGCCCACGGGGGCCTGGTACGCCACCGGCGCCCGACTCGTCGGCGGCTGCTGCCGGATCGGCCCGGACCGGATCGCCGCCCTCGGAGCGCTGCTGCCGGACCGGCCGCGATGAGCCGGGAGCACCGAAAAACCAGGGGCAGACAGAGCAGGTGACCAGCGATAATCGGCCGCGTGTTCCTGACGATCTCCACCACCGGCTCCCCCGAACGACCCGCTGACGACCTGGGCTACCTGCTGCACAAGCATCCCGGCAAGACGCAGGCGTTCTCCACCTCCCACGGCACCGCCCACGTGTTCTATCCCGAGGCCTCGGCCGAGCGGTGCACGGCGGCCCTGCTGCTGGAGGTGGACCCCGTCGCGCTCGTGCGCAGCGGCCGGGGCAAGGGCCGGGGCGGGTCGCCGGACGCCGCGCTCGCGCAGTACGTGAACGACCGGCCGTACGCCGCGTCCTCCCTGCTCGCCGTCGCACTCGGCGCAGTGTTCCGCACCGCGCTCAAGGGGCAGTGCGCCGCCCGCCCCGAACTCCCTGAGCAGGCCCGGCC encodes:
- a CDS encoding NADP-dependent oxidoreductase, which produces MKAIAYSAYGTPATLELVDLPRPKVGPGEVLVRVRAAGVNPVDWKLAAGYLDPILEVRYPVIPGWDVAGVVEAVGEDTFDYAVGDEVYGYVRKEWVELGTYAELVSAPVRTLARKPRELSFEQAAGIPLAGLTAYQSLTRAGLKAGETVVIHSAAGGTGSFGVQIAVALGLRVIGTAGAHNHDYLRSLGAEPVLYGEGLADRIRELAPDGVDAGLDFYGDDVIETLQSLVRERHRVVSIADYDAAAKGAHQLWVRPDTADLTFLAELADAGKLTVNVEHALPLAEAARAWELSAAGRTRGKIVLTV
- a CDS encoding DUF2470 domain-containing protein, translated to MRLFGAPATPADRPTDAERIRSILTAAHSMTVVTDGLRSEVRHLDGGDPMGRLHLHPAEPGGESEYRPSIRLEFTDIAPTPVRDRVRARVTVLGRLLTPYSDLAEGSGADSACMEFDRAVLETPEGRSHVGLEELDAACPDPLSPYEAGMLTHLLDDHHDLVTLLLRLVRPLPTAAVLRALPVAMDRYGITLRLEERRGHRDVRLPFPSPLDDVEQAGTQIQALFSAARRSSHRNTLPA
- a CDS encoding cell division protein SepF, whose product is MSRYDVTDEQWEGLAQVVPLRSRNEWPSRVDHRTIPKAPGASAAEQRRFVVIRVQIFADAREVAEYLIAQIPVLLDLTGADSEVAKRILDFSSGVVFGLGSGMHRVDRNVFLLAPVGTEVEGIAAAAVPRS
- a CDS encoding ATP-binding protein; protein product: MDATLDATAGRTSAAVVALADTPTDSPEAGPAGERPAAEPVQRQPRPVVTELRLSAFGPHRSAVFPLGPLTLFAGPSGSGKSQALAAYEALAGLGSGAVLEEAFPDPRARIPDRAVPDAQRRRGFRLGCTVDGPVGPVRLDLAVQAEPTLRIVGERLSQDGQILLATALRDPGRRSVQAAWLTGGAIGVTRAPLPDDRLGTALLPLRVAGSTAGQRQVLDAAEQVVVALRAVFPCDPRPDRMRAAVPPGEGRLRGDCANLADVLRRTRSECGTRHALLAEAARTGCAGPVAGLGVRAPAGGPVAAVLDRGSGRPATELARLGAGELRFLALALVLLTGPGVLAVDPAAELLSARQALTVLADGFDRGLDRRQSAELLRLALLSCGRGHIRLVAAVGEGTAATARDLAGVAMVDLGA
- a CDS encoding nucleotide pyrophosphohydrolase codes for the protein MNETQQPPQPPERRPGQRPDQRPEERLDRLQRRLAQFAAARGWEPYHTPKNLAVALSVEASELVEIFQWLTPEQSAKIMEKPESAHRVADEVADVLAYLLQFCEVLGVDVLDALAAKIERNELRFPVRGTSTPNSHSSE
- a CDS encoding DUF6099 family protein gives rise to the protein MDAVRLIAAGRHALAQSGAAWDIVGEAWQAQALAQGIGSYLAVTGPPELRSEARGLGEAGGRGCGVLDRAALRGEGSAPEYPPRAAQLSEVSDVRQALLGLQALLGEVGIALVGVACGTDDEALYWQCIESIDAADESSDRVRAILRRMVVRERGSASGVA
- a CDS encoding LLM class F420-dependent oxidoreductase — translated: MDLRIFTEPQQGASYDTLLTVAKATEDLGFDAFFRSDHFVSMGSADGLPGPTDAWITLAGLARETKRIRLGTLMTAGTFRLPGVLAIQVAQVDQMSGGRIELGLGAGWFEQEHKAYGIPFPADRMSRLEEQLAIVTGLWATEVGASFDYAGKHYRVENSPALPKPAQTKVPVLIGGHGAKRTPRLAARYADEFNMPFASIADSERQFARVRDAAEEAGRKADDLRYSNALVVCVGKDDAEVARRAAAIGRDVDELKANGLAGSPAEVVEKIGAYGAAGSSRVYLQLLDLDDLDHLELISAQVLSQLRR
- the mmuM gene encoding homocysteine S-methyltransferase: MPRASGPLAEALARGAVLLDGGLSNQLAAQGCDLSGDLWSGRVLAEDPDQVAAAHTAYARAGAEVLITASYQVGYEAFAAHGHDRAETTALLRRSVRLAARAAEAADHEVWVAASVGPYGAVLADGSEYRGRYGLGVRELAAFHRPRIEALLAAGPDVLAVETVPDSDEAEALLTVLAETGAPAWLSYTVADGRTRAGQPLREAFALAAEAPEVIAVGVNCCDPAEVLPALEAAAAVTGVPLLAYPNDGSVWNAATRTWHTPETPVPWPTGAWYATGARLVGGCCRIGPDRIAALGALLPDRPR